Proteins from a genomic interval of Neovison vison isolate M4711 chromosome 4, ASM_NN_V1, whole genome shotgun sequence:
- the PENK gene encoding proenkephalin-A: MSPTSLRHPIAVNPMAPFLRLCTWLLALGPGLLATVRAECSQDCATCSYRLARPTDINPLACTLECEGKLPSLKTWETCKELLQLSKLELPQDGATALRESSKPEENHVLAKKYGGFMKRYGGFMKKMDELYPQEQEEEANGGEILAKRYGGFMKKDAEEEDALANSSDLLKELLGTGENRESGPHSEFGEDEEVSKRYGGFMRALKRSPQLEEEAKELQKRYGGFMRRVGRPEWWMDYQKRYGGFLKRFADSLPSEEEGESYSKEVPEMEKRYGGFMRF, encoded by the exons ATGTCTCCGACCAGCCTGCGCCATCCGATCGCCGTCAAC CCCATGGCGCCGTTCCTGAGACTCTGCACTTGGCTGCTGGCTCTCGGCCCGGGGCTCCTGGCGACCGTGAGGGCGGAATGCAGCCAGGACTGTGCGACGTGCAGCTACCGCCTGGCGCGCCCGACCGACATCAACCCCCTG GCTTGCACCCTGGAATGTGAAGGGAAGCTGCCCTCTCTCAAAACCTGGGAAACCTGCAAGGAGCTCCTGCAGCTGTCCAAGCTGGAGCTTCCCCAGGATGGCGCCACCGCCCTCAGAGAGAGCAGCAAGCCCGAGGAGAACCACGTGCTGGCCAAAAAGTACGGGGGCTTCATGAAAAGGTATGGCGGCTTCATGAAGAAGATGGACGAGCTTTATCCTCAGGAGCAGGAAGAAGAGGCCAATGGAGGGGAAATCCTGGCCAAGAGATACGGGGGCTTCATGAAGAAGGACGCGGAGGAGGAGGATGCCCTGGCCAACTCCTCAGACCTGCTCAAAGAGCTGCTGGGAACCGGGGAGAACCGAGAAAGCGGCCCCCACTCAGAGTTTGGTGAGGATGAAGAAGTGAGCAAGAGATACGGGGGCTTCATGAGAGCCTTAAAGAGGAGCCCGCAACTGGAAGAAGAAGCCAAAGAGCTTCAGAAGCGTTACGGGGGCTTCATGAGGAGAGTCGGTCGCCCGGAGTGGTGGATGGACTACCAGAAGAGGTACGGGGGCTTCCTCAAGCGCTTTGCCGACTCTCTGCCCTctgaagaagaaggggaaagctACTCCAAAGAAGTTCCTGAGATGGAGAAAAGATATGGAGGATTTATGCGATTTTAA